From Rhizobium favelukesii, the proteins below share one genomic window:
- the xdhB gene encoding xanthine dehydrogenase molybdopterin binding subunit, translated as MDKSTLPDPKFIISGAMHGSLRHDSAHKHVTGTADYIDDLPEPADLLHGALGLSDRAHAEIISMDLSEVKATPGVIWVFTGKDVPGVNDVSSNGSHDEPLLAEHKVEFHNQPIFAVIAETREIARRAARKAKIEYRDLPHWSDIDGALENGSPLVITPMTLQRGDAKGEMENAPRRLKGLMRIGGQEHFYLESHIAVAIPGEDDEVAIWSSTQHPSEIQHIVGHVLDIASNAVTVNVRRMGGGFGGKETQGNQFAALAAIAAKTLKRAIKFRPDRDEDMAATGKRHDFLVDYEIGFDDEGRIHAVDATYAARCGFSSDLSGPVTDRALFHADSSYFYPHVHLTSKPLKTHTVSNTAFRGFGGPQGMLGAERFIEEIAYALGKDPLDVRKLNFYGQPGSGRTLTPYHQEVEDSILERIVSELEESAEYQARRNAIIAFNRDSRYIRKGIALTPVKFGISFTMTAFNQAGALVHVYQDGSIHLNHGGTEMGQGLYTKVAQVLADSFQVDIEHVKITATTTGKVPNTSATAASSGSDLNGMAAYDAARQIKERLVAFAAEKWGVPPTDVVFLPNRVRVGDKEFPFPDFIKQAYLARVQLSAAGFYKTPKIHWDRAAGRGTPFYYYSYGAACSEVSIDTLTGEYLVERTDILHDVGRSLNPAIDIGQVEGAFIQGMGWLTTEELWWDDKGRLRTHAPSTYKIPLASDRPKIFNVRLAEWSENTEHTIGRSKAVGEPPLMLAISVLEALSMAVASVANYKVCPQLDSPATPERVLMAVERMKKA; from the coding sequence ATGGACAAGTCAACTCTCCCCGACCCAAAGTTTATCATATCAGGCGCGATGCATGGCTCGCTGCGCCACGATTCAGCGCACAAGCACGTTACCGGCACCGCCGACTATATCGACGACCTGCCCGAGCCTGCCGACCTGCTGCATGGCGCACTCGGCCTGTCCGACCGGGCGCACGCCGAGATCATCAGCATGGACCTTTCCGAGGTCAAGGCGACACCGGGTGTCATCTGGGTTTTCACCGGCAAGGACGTGCCCGGCGTCAATGACGTCAGTTCGAACGGCAGCCACGACGAGCCGCTGCTGGCCGAACACAAGGTCGAATTTCACAACCAGCCGATCTTCGCCGTCATTGCCGAAACGCGCGAGATCGCCCGCCGCGCCGCCCGCAAGGCAAAGATCGAATATCGCGACCTGCCGCACTGGAGCGATATCGACGGCGCGCTTGAAAATGGCAGCCCGCTCGTCATCACGCCGATGACCTTGCAGCGCGGCGATGCCAAGGGCGAGATGGAGAACGCCCCGCGCCGATTGAAGGGCCTGATGCGGATCGGCGGCCAGGAGCACTTCTATCTCGAAAGCCACATTGCCGTGGCCATCCCCGGCGAGGACGACGAGGTCGCCATCTGGTCATCCACCCAGCATCCGAGCGAGATCCAGCATATTGTGGGCCACGTCCTCGATATCGCGTCGAACGCGGTGACGGTGAACGTGCGCCGCATGGGCGGCGGTTTCGGCGGCAAGGAGACGCAGGGCAACCAGTTTGCCGCCCTGGCGGCGATTGCCGCCAAGACACTGAAGCGCGCCATCAAGTTTCGTCCTGATCGCGACGAGGACATGGCCGCAACCGGCAAGCGCCACGACTTCCTTGTCGACTACGAGATCGGCTTCGATGACGAAGGCCGCATCCACGCAGTCGACGCCACCTATGCCGCGCGCTGCGGCTTCTCCTCGGATCTTTCCGGCCCTGTAACGGACCGGGCGCTGTTCCACGCAGATTCCAGCTATTTCTATCCGCATGTCCATCTGACATCGAAGCCGCTGAAGACCCACACCGTGTCCAACACCGCCTTCCGCGGTTTTGGCGGGCCACAGGGCATGCTCGGGGCTGAACGCTTCATCGAAGAGATCGCCTATGCGCTCGGCAAGGACCCGCTCGACGTCCGCAAGCTGAACTTCTACGGCCAGCCGGGCTCCGGCCGCACGTTGACCCCCTACCATCAAGAGGTCGAAGACAGCATCCTCGAACGCATCGTCAGCGAACTGGAAGAAAGCGCCGAGTACCAAGCGCGCCGCAACGCCATCATCGCGTTCAACCGCGACAGCCGCTACATTCGCAAAGGCATTGCGCTGACGCCAGTCAAGTTCGGCATCTCCTTCACCATGACAGCGTTCAACCAGGCCGGCGCCCTCGTCCACGTCTATCAGGATGGTTCAATCCACCTGAACCACGGCGGCACCGAAATGGGCCAGGGGCTATACACCAAGGTCGCGCAGGTGCTCGCCGACAGCTTTCAGGTCGATATCGAGCATGTGAAGATCACGGCAACGACGACCGGCAAGGTGCCCAACACGTCGGCCACCGCGGCATCCTCCGGATCGGACCTGAACGGCATGGCGGCCTACGATGCCGCCCGCCAGATCAAGGAACGGCTGGTTGCCTTTGCCGCCGAAAAATGGGGCGTACCTCCGACGGACGTTGTCTTCCTGCCCAATCGCGTCAGGGTTGGCGACAAGGAGTTCCCCTTCCCTGATTTCATCAAGCAGGCCTATTTGGCCCGCGTCCAGCTTTCCGCCGCCGGATTCTATAAAACCCCGAAGATCCATTGGGATCGTGCAGCCGGCCGCGGCACGCCGTTCTACTACTATTCCTATGGCGCAGCCTGCTCGGAGGTCTCGATTGATACACTCACCGGCGAATACCTCGTCGAACGCACCGATATCCTGCACGATGTCGGCCGCTCGCTGAACCCGGCGATCGATATCGGCCAGGTGGAGGGCGCATTCATTCAGGGCATGGGCTGGCTGACAACGGAGGAACTGTGGTGGGACGACAAGGGCCGGCTGCGCACGCACGCGCCTTCGACCTACAAGATCCCCCTCGCCTCCGATCGCCCGAAGATTTTCAACGTGCGTCTTGCCGAATGGTCGGAGAATACTGAACACACGATCGGCCGCTCCAAGGCCGTCGGCGAACCGCCGCTCATGCTGGCGATCTCAGTGCTGGAGGCGCTTTCCATGGCCGTTGCCAGTGTTGCCAACTACAAGGTCTGCCCGCAGCTCGATTCACCGGCAACGCCCGAGCGGGTGTTGATGGCCGTGGAGAGAATGAAGAAGGCATAG
- the glpK gene encoding glycerol kinase GlpK, which yields MSGYVLAIDQGTTSTRAIVFDGQMQIAGAGQKEFRQIYPRSGWVEHDPEEIWDSVVSTIKMAIREARIQAKDIAALGITNQRETVVVWERESGKPIHNAIVWQDRRTASYCDKLKRQDLEKTFTKKTGLLLDPYFSGTKLSWLLANVKGARARAAKGELCFGTVDAFLIWRLTGGKVFATDATNASRTLMYNISDNCWDKALLDILRVPAAMLPEVKDCADDFGITEKAILGAEIPIFGVAGDQHAATIGQACFEPGMMKSTYGTGCFALLNTGSDIVGSKNRLLTTIAYRLNGETTYALEGSIFIAGAAVQWLRDGLGIIDTASRTGELADAADPTQEVYLVPAFTGLGAPHWDANARGAIFGLTRNSGPKEFARAALEAVCYQSRDLLDAMHKDWKGGVESTVLRVDGGMVASDWTMQRLADILDAPVDRPVILETTALGAAWLAGSRAGVWPDRESFAKSWKRNHRFEPAMDEKTRAAKLKGWRSAVKRTLADA from the coding sequence ATGAGCGGATATGTTCTGGCAATCGATCAGGGGACGACATCGACGCGGGCGATCGTCTTCGATGGCCAAATGCAGATCGCCGGTGCGGGCCAGAAGGAGTTCCGCCAGATCTACCCTCGATCCGGTTGGGTGGAGCACGATCCGGAGGAAATCTGGGATTCCGTCGTCTCGACCATCAAAATGGCGATCCGTGAAGCCAGGATCCAGGCAAAGGACATCGCGGCGCTCGGCATTACCAATCAGCGCGAGACCGTCGTCGTCTGGGAACGCGAAAGCGGCAAACCGATCCACAACGCAATCGTCTGGCAGGACCGCCGCACGGCAAGTTATTGCGACAAGTTGAAAAGACAGGATCTCGAAAAGACATTCACCAAGAAGACCGGCCTTCTTCTTGATCCGTATTTCTCTGGCACCAAGCTCTCGTGGCTGCTCGCCAACGTCAAAGGTGCGCGGGCCCGCGCCGCCAAGGGCGAATTGTGCTTCGGCACCGTCGATGCCTTCCTGATCTGGCGGCTGACCGGTGGCAAGGTGTTCGCGACCGATGCGACGAACGCCTCCCGCACGTTGATGTATAACATTTCCGACAATTGCTGGGACAAGGCTCTGCTCGATATCCTGCGTGTTCCGGCGGCGATGCTGCCTGAGGTGAAGGACTGCGCCGACGATTTCGGCATTACCGAGAAAGCCATTCTTGGCGCGGAGATTCCCATCTTCGGCGTCGCCGGCGATCAGCATGCGGCGACCATCGGACAGGCCTGCTTCGAGCCCGGCATGATGAAATCGACCTACGGCACCGGCTGCTTCGCGCTGCTCAACACGGGCAGCGACATCGTGGGTTCGAAGAACCGGCTGCTGACGACGATCGCCTATCGGCTGAACGGCGAAACGACCTATGCGCTGGAAGGCTCGATCTTCATCGCGGGCGCTGCCGTGCAATGGCTTCGCGACGGGCTCGGCATCATCGATACGGCATCTCGCACCGGCGAGCTTGCCGATGCTGCCGATCCGACGCAGGAAGTCTATCTGGTTCCCGCCTTCACCGGTCTTGGCGCGCCGCATTGGGATGCGAATGCGCGCGGGGCGATCTTCGGCCTGACGCGCAACAGCGGCCCGAAGGAATTCGCCCGCGCTGCCCTCGAGGCGGTCTGCTACCAGTCCCGCGATCTGCTTGACGCCATGCACAAGGACTGGAAGGGCGGCGTGGAGAGCACCGTTCTTCGCGTCGATGGTGGCATGGTCGCCTCCGACTGGACGATGCAGCGGCTGGCAGACATTCTCGACGCGCCCGTCGACCGGCCGGTCATTCTCGAAACCACGGCGCTCGGAGCGGCATGGCTTGCCGGCAGCAGGGCCGGTGTCTGGCCGGATCGTGAAAGCTTCGCCAAGAGCTGGAAGCGCAACCATCGCTTTGAACCCGCCATGGACGAGAAGACGCGTGCGGCGAAGCTCAAGGGCTGGCGCAGCGCCGTCAAGCGCACGCTTGCGGATGCCTGA
- a CDS encoding acyltransferase family protein → MQQKTRIDWLDIAKGMSIILVVIYHTLLYHDVHDMAPDLYARLSSIMTPIRMPLFFTVSGFLAASAMRASWGDFLRRKIWQLVYLFAIWNTARWLFFRYVQTNVLVPTEGSDPYQLLEMWWAPNTGIWFIWALAIFMVATKLLSPIRRPTTIAIAAMISILTFGEHLSIDLFTHRNVLQYFVFFLFGCWYGKPVVNAITERPLLTACAGLLIFAALYVLRWRLQAIEKGSWALVSSIAGLAWLCGTAVLMSRLQSVRHAFAYFGRNTLPVYVTHVMIVSLVVALAATIVGSNAASGYITAPLVVVFAIGLSLAIRAIADRSCAGWLYTPPTRRQRQAVPA, encoded by the coding sequence TTGCAGCAGAAAACCCGCATCGATTGGCTGGATATCGCCAAGGGTATGTCCATCATTCTTGTGGTGATCTACCACACCCTCCTCTACCACGACGTCCACGACATGGCCCCTGACCTCTATGCGCGCCTTAGCAGCATCATGACGCCGATCCGGATGCCATTGTTCTTTACGGTTTCCGGCTTCCTGGCTGCCTCGGCGATGCGTGCCTCGTGGGGCGACTTCCTGCGCCGTAAGATCTGGCAGCTCGTCTATCTCTTCGCGATCTGGAACACCGCGCGCTGGCTGTTCTTCCGTTACGTGCAGACGAACGTTCTGGTGCCGACCGAAGGAAGCGACCCCTATCAATTGCTCGAAATGTGGTGGGCGCCAAACACCGGCATCTGGTTCATCTGGGCGCTCGCCATCTTCATGGTCGCGACGAAGCTTCTCTCCCCCATCCGCCGCCCGACCACAATCGCAATTGCCGCAATGATCTCGATCCTGACCTTCGGCGAGCACCTGTCGATCGATCTCTTCACCCACCGCAACGTGCTGCAGTATTTCGTCTTTTTCCTATTCGGCTGCTGGTACGGGAAGCCGGTGGTCAACGCGATCACGGAGCGGCCGCTGCTGACGGCTTGTGCGGGCTTGCTCATCTTCGCCGCGCTCTACGTGCTGCGCTGGAGACTGCAGGCGATCGAGAAAGGTAGCTGGGCGCTGGTCTCCTCGATCGCCGGTCTTGCGTGGCTATGCGGGACGGCCGTACTGATGTCGCGTTTGCAATCGGTGCGCCATGCCTTCGCCTATTTCGGGCGCAACACGCTGCCGGTCTACGTGACCCATGTGATGATCGTGTCACTGGTGGTCGCCCTGGCTGCCACGATCGTTGGAAGCAATGCGGCAAGCGGCTACATCACCGCGCCGCTGGTGGTCGTCTTTGCGATCGGCCTATCGCTTGCGATCAGGGCAATCGCCGATCGCAGCTGTGCCGGCTGGCTCTACACGCCGCCGACGCGGCGGCAACGGCAGGCCGTGCCCGCCTGA
- the xdhA gene encoding xanthine dehydrogenase small subunit yields MNDSIRFILNGEDVTLGDVRPTETLLDYLRLKRRLTGTKEGCAEGDCGACTVLVGRLIDGKLHYEPVNACIRFMGSLNATHVVTVEHLAARDGSLHPVQQAMVDCHGSQCGFCTPGFVMSMYGLWLSNDKPVRADIEKALQGNLCRCTGYEPIVKAAEQVSRTRPSALFDPLEKTRSDIISRLWAMRNSETISITTVEGRLVLPGSLDALARVLCEEPTATIVAGSTDVGLWVTKQMRALNPVVFINHLTDLQSITAGDGGFTIGAGVTYSRAFETIASKVPTLGRLIDRIGGDQVRNMGTIGGNIANGSPIGDMPPPLIALGATVKLRSLAGTRMLRLEDFFIDYGKQDRRPGEFVESIFVPYPAEATQFAVYKITKRRDEDITAVLGAFYLTLDTEGDVNDIRIAFGGMAATPKRARSVENALMGKPWSETTIETVRAEFDADFQPLTDWRATAEYRQLTAKNLLTRFYLETSGTSAELRRFEEVA; encoded by the coding sequence ATGAACGACAGCATCCGCTTCATCCTGAATGGCGAGGACGTCACGCTTGGCGATGTCCGGCCGACCGAGACGCTTCTCGATTATCTCCGGTTGAAGCGCCGGCTGACCGGCACGAAGGAAGGATGCGCGGAGGGCGATTGCGGCGCCTGCACCGTCCTTGTGGGACGGCTGATCGACGGCAAGCTGCATTATGAACCCGTCAACGCCTGCATTCGCTTCATGGGGTCTTTGAATGCCACCCATGTCGTCACCGTCGAGCATCTGGCCGCCAGGGACGGTTCGCTGCATCCGGTACAGCAGGCAATGGTCGATTGCCACGGCTCGCAATGCGGCTTCTGTACGCCGGGTTTCGTCATGTCGATGTATGGCCTCTGGCTTTCCAACGACAAGCCGGTTCGCGCCGACATCGAAAAAGCCCTGCAAGGCAATCTCTGTCGTTGCACCGGTTACGAGCCGATCGTGAAAGCCGCCGAGCAGGTGAGCCGCACCCGCCCGAGCGCACTCTTCGACCCGCTCGAAAAGACCCGCTCGGATATCATCTCGCGCCTCTGGGCGATGCGGAACAGCGAGACGATCTCGATCACGACGGTGGAGGGCCGGCTGGTCCTGCCGGGATCGCTGGACGCGCTGGCGCGTGTGCTGTGCGAAGAGCCGACCGCCACCATCGTCGCGGGATCGACCGATGTGGGCCTCTGGGTGACCAAGCAGATGCGCGCCTTGAACCCGGTCGTCTTTATAAACCATCTGACCGATCTGCAGTCGATCACCGCTGGCGACGGCGGCTTCACGATCGGCGCCGGCGTGACCTACAGCCGCGCCTTCGAAACCATCGCCAGCAAGGTGCCGACCCTCGGCCGCCTCATCGACCGCATCGGCGGAGATCAGGTGCGCAACATGGGCACGATCGGCGGCAACATCGCCAACGGTTCGCCGATCGGCGATATGCCACCGCCACTGATTGCCCTCGGCGCCACGGTGAAGCTGCGTTCTCTGGCCGGAACGCGCATGCTGCGTCTGGAAGATTTCTTCATCGATTATGGCAAGCAGGATCGCCGACCGGGCGAGTTCGTCGAGAGCATCTTCGTGCCCTATCCCGCCGAGGCGACCCAGTTTGCCGTCTACAAGATCACCAAGCGCCGCGATGAGGACATCACGGCGGTTCTCGGCGCCTTCTACCTGACACTGGATACGGAGGGAGACGTCAACGACATCCGCATCGCCTTCGGGGGCATGGCCGCAACACCGAAGCGTGCCCGCAGCGTCGAGAATGCGCTCATGGGCAAGCCTTGGAGCGAGACGACGATCGAAACCGTCCGGGCCGAGTTCGACGCCGACTTCCAGCCGCTGACCGACTGGCGCGCGACGGCCGAATACCGTCAGTTGACCGCCAAGAACCTTCTGACCCGTTTCTATCTGGAAACGTCAGGCACATCGGCGGAATTGAGGCGTTTCGAGGAGGTGGCATAA
- a CDS encoding 3-hydroxybutyrate dehydrogenase, with the protein MARTIVVTGSTSGIGLAIATAFAGKGDNVVINGFGKPEEIKAIVEKLESASKAKVIHHPADMTKPAEIADLIETAARTCGSVDVLVNNAGIQHVEKIEDFPIEKWDQIIAINLSSSFHTMRAAIPLMKARKKGRIINIASAHGLVASPFKSAYVAAKHGILGLTKTAALELAEFGVTVNAICPGYVLTPLVEKQIPDTAKARGMTEEQVKTEVILKAQPTHEFVKAEEIGALALYLASDEARQVTGTHISIDGGWTAA; encoded by the coding sequence ATGGCCAGAACAATCGTCGTCACCGGATCCACCAGCGGCATCGGCCTTGCGATCGCGACAGCCTTTGCCGGCAAGGGCGACAACGTCGTCATCAACGGTTTCGGAAAGCCCGAGGAAATCAAGGCGATAGTCGAGAAGCTTGAATCGGCCTCGAAGGCGAAGGTGATCCATCATCCGGCCGACATGACGAAACCAGCTGAAATCGCGGACCTGATCGAAACTGCCGCGAGGACCTGCGGTTCCGTCGATGTGCTGGTCAACAATGCCGGCATCCAGCATGTCGAGAAGATCGAGGATTTCCCGATCGAAAAGTGGGACCAGATCATCGCGATCAATCTGTCCAGCTCGTTTCACACCATGCGTGCCGCGATCCCGCTGATGAAGGCGAGGAAAAAGGGACGCATCATCAACATCGCCTCCGCGCACGGCTTGGTCGCCTCTCCGTTCAAATCCGCCTATGTCGCGGCAAAGCATGGTATATTGGGCCTGACGAAGACGGCGGCACTGGAACTTGCCGAATTTGGCGTGACCGTGAACGCCATCTGCCCGGGCTATGTGCTGACGCCTCTCGTCGAGAAACAGATACCGGATACGGCCAAGGCACGCGGCATGACCGAGGAGCAGGTCAAGACCGAAGTGATCCTCAAGGCCCAGCCGACGCATGAATTCGTCAAGGCGGAAGAGATTGGGGCGCTGGCTCTCTACCTCGCAAGCGACGAAGCCCGGCAGGTGACCGGCACCCACATCTCGATTGACGGTGGCTGGACCGCGGCATAA
- a CDS encoding OsmC family protein: protein MVTVTVELRNVEGTQAAMGWAGSHTVVVDRPEGKAGGQGLGFNGAQLLALALGGCFCNDLRYAADEMGVSLGKIAISVILELEGKPIIAKSAVMKVACHGQDGTSAEQVVERAKAICMVSNSLRRGVAVSIEPAA from the coding sequence ATGGTTACAGTCACGGTGGAGTTGCGGAATGTCGAGGGCACGCAGGCGGCGATGGGATGGGCAGGTTCGCACACCGTCGTTGTCGATCGTCCCGAGGGTAAGGCCGGCGGGCAGGGGCTCGGGTTCAATGGCGCGCAGCTTCTGGCATTGGCGCTCGGCGGTTGCTTCTGCAACGACCTGCGCTACGCCGCTGACGAGATGGGCGTCTCACTTGGGAAGATCGCAATCTCGGTCATCCTGGAGCTCGAGGGCAAGCCGATCATTGCGAAATCGGCGGTGATGAAAGTCGCTTGCCATGGGCAAGACGGCACCAGCGCCGAGCAGGTGGTCGAGCGGGCGAAGGCGATCTGTATGGTCAGCAATTCGCTGCGCCGCGGCGTGGCAGTTTCCATCGAGCCCGCCGCCTAG